One Fusobacterium ulcerans DNA segment encodes these proteins:
- a CDS encoding Gx transporter family protein, with translation MKENRREIYLTALVLLALYLSLAENFIPKPFPWMKIGLSNIAVLIALEKFDSKLAIEVVLLRIFIQALMLGTLFTPGFIISLSAGGITTLFMVGLYKFRKYLSLLAISSLSAFLHNMIQLIVVYFLIFRNITLYSKSIMMFVWGFLAIGVVAGIITGFIGEKLNLRRGNEL, from the coding sequence ATGAAAGAAAATAGACGAGAGATATATTTGACAGCATTAGTTCTACTTGCACTGTATCTTTCTCTGGCAGAAAATTTTATTCCAAAACCTTTTCCTTGGATGAAAATAGGATTATCTAATATAGCTGTTTTAATAGCTCTTGAAAAATTTGATTCTAAGCTTGCGATTGAGGTTGTACTGCTTAGAATCTTTATTCAAGCTCTTATGTTAGGAACTCTTTTCACCCCCGGTTTTATAATAAGTTTATCAGCTGGAGGAATAACTACTTTATTTATGGTTGGGCTTTATAAGTTCAGGAAATACCTTTCTCTTTTAGCAATCAGTTCTCTTTCTGCCTTTCTTCACAATATGATTCAGCTTATAGTCGTATATTTTCTGATTTTTAGAAATATCACCCTGTATTCAAAATCTATAATGATGTTTGTATGGGGCTTTTTAGCTATAGGTGTAGTGGCAGGAATAATAACAGGTTTTATTGGAGAAAAATTAAATTTAAGAAGAGGTAATGAATTATGA